A genomic region of Leptolyngbya sp. NIES-2104 contains the following coding sequences:
- a CDS encoding serine/threonine phosphatase, giving the protein MLNLRTIEEKTRSGTEELGMLVCPQCQFENPEDHNFCQACGTSLVEKPCPNCGERVDWSAYDCPKCGTVTGTIRSLWMSKPSRTFQLDARYELLESSQVLDREPLKPAILDTPPDSAVPYLELEPYLHQILPLLFNAWQDDDRDVLILEDRSHFTILSDFLKTSQNVPLLQILHWFYEMIDIWEALEPYRLCQSLVESANLRLDEDQLLCLERLIPNLATAPTLKNLGTIWQNLLAQLSQTQSASLHILIADLLSDSVSTLDDLRSRLKAIAHDTQADFTDSEIMSDPQLPDLPSASTSEEPEQVITVIAEPDHDNDDMPTVVLPMQLFNLEDAGRTDIGRQRDHNEDCFGIDTQIDKVHSPANKVIQARGLYVLCDGMGGHAGGEVASQMALDTLRTYFRQYWHEIDNGVHPAKLPSADVIRTAIQQANKAIYNVNQEGLRSGSGRMGTTLVMVIVHDTEAAVAHVGDSRLYRYTRKHGLEQVTLDHEVGQREILRGVEPDIAYGRPDAYQLTQALGPRDEYFVNPDVQFFEINEDMVLLLASDGLTDNDLLETYWQSHVDPMLSSQNNLDHSVSNLIDLANQYNGHDNITAIAIRAKVRPNLDQLK; this is encoded by the coding sequence TTGCTGAATCTACGTACCATTGAAGAAAAAACTCGATCGGGAACCGAGGAACTTGGAATGCTGGTCTGCCCTCAATGCCAATTTGAGAATCCAGAAGATCATAACTTTTGTCAGGCGTGCGGAACTTCGTTAGTTGAGAAACCCTGTCCAAATTGTGGTGAGCGAGTCGATTGGAGTGCTTACGACTGCCCGAAATGCGGCACTGTCACAGGCACGATTCGATCGCTCTGGATGTCCAAACCTTCCCGGACTTTCCAACTCGATGCCCGGTATGAGCTTTTAGAATCGTCGCAAGTGCTCGATCGAGAACCCTTAAAGCCCGCCATCCTCGACACGCCACCGGATAGCGCAGTGCCTTATCTCGAATTAGAGCCGTACCTACATCAGATTTTGCCCTTATTGTTCAATGCGTGGCAGGACGACGATCGCGATGTGCTCATTCTCGAAGATCGATCGCACTTCACCATTCTGAGCGACTTTCTCAAAACCAGTCAGAACGTGCCGCTGCTGCAAATTCTCCACTGGTTCTACGAAATGATTGATATTTGGGAAGCGCTGGAACCCTATCGCTTGTGTCAAAGTCTAGTAGAGTCTGCCAATCTCCGATTAGACGAGGATCAGCTACTCTGTTTAGAACGATTGATTCCTAACCTTGCAACTGCGCCCACGCTAAAAAACTTGGGTACAATCTGGCAAAACCTTCTCGCTCAACTGTCTCAAACGCAATCCGCATCTTTACATATCCTGATTGCTGATTTGCTATCCGACTCTGTTTCGACCCTCGACGACCTACGATCGCGACTTAAAGCGATCGCGCACGATACCCAAGCCGATTTTACTGACTCTGAGATCATGTCTGACCCGCAATTGCCCGATCTGCCCAGTGCCTCTACTTCCGAAGAACCCGAACAGGTGATCACGGTCATCGCTGAACCGGATCACGACAATGATGATATGCCGACCGTGGTTTTACCGATGCAGTTGTTTAATCTCGAAGATGCGGGACGAACTGACATCGGACGACAGCGAGATCATAACGAAGACTGTTTCGGGATTGATACGCAGATTGATAAAGTGCACTCTCCAGCGAATAAAGTTATTCAAGCACGAGGGCTGTATGTGCTGTGTGATGGCATGGGTGGACATGCAGGCGGAGAAGTCGCGAGTCAAATGGCACTCGACACGTTAAGAACGTACTTTCGACAGTATTGGCACGAGATTGATAATGGAGTCCATCCGGCAAAGTTGCCTTCTGCGGATGTGATTCGGACTGCGATCCAGCAAGCGAACAAAGCGATTTATAACGTGAACCAAGAAGGACTGCGATCGGGCAGTGGCAGAATGGGCACGACCTTAGTGATGGTGATAGTTCACGATACCGAAGCCGCTGTCGCTCATGTGGGTGATAGTCGCCTGTATCGCTACACTCGCAAACATGGACTCGAACAGGTCACGCTCGATCATGAAGTCGGACAGCGTGAAATTCTGCGCGGAGTCGAGCCAGATATTGCTTACGGTCGCCCGGATGCTTATCAGTTAACTCAGGCATTGGGTCCGCGTGATGAATACTTTGTGAATCCCGATGTGCAGTTCTTTGAAATTAACGAAGACATGGTGCTGCTGTTGGCATCGGATGGCTTGACCGATAACGATTTGCTTGAAACCTATTGGCAGAGTCACGTTGATCCGATGCTGAGTTCGCAGAACAATCTAGACCATAGTGTGAGTAATTTGATTGATTTAGCGAATCAGTATAACGGGCATGACAACATTACCGCGATCGCAATCCGCGCTAAGGTTCGCCCAAATCTCGATCAATTAAAGTAA
- a CDS encoding DUF4327 family protein produces the protein MNLQVAHPMEKLQRQVQKLVDSKLLKPTDSLWKIALLYGDDWSYWKQELEAFEFTMKDPVSELLAVDSWEED, from the coding sequence ATGAACCTACAGGTCGCCCATCCGATGGAAAAATTGCAGCGTCAAGTTCAAAAATTGGTGGACTCGAAGCTGCTTAAACCGACTGATAGTCTTTGGAAAATTGCGTTGCTTTACGGCGATGATTGGAGCTATTGGAAACAAGAATTAGAAGCATTCGAGTTTACGATGAAAGATCCCGTCAGTGAACTGTTAGCAGTCGATAGCTGGGAAGAAGATTAA
- the cimA gene encoding citramalate synthase, which produces MAQILLSIYDTTLRDGAQREGISFSVEDKIRIARQLDQLGIPFIEGGWPGANPKDVQFFWHLKEQPLSQAEIVAFCFTRRPGKTAATDPMLQPILAAGTKWITIVGKSWDLHVTEGLQTTLDENLLMIQDTIAYLKHCDRRIIYDAEHWFDGYKHNPDYALKTLEAAILAGAEWITLCDTNGGTLPHEVDRIVREVIDAIPPTQIGIHTHNDCELAIANALSAVNAGATMVQGTINGYGERCGNANLCSLIPNLQLKLGYQCLPAEKLSTLTQVSRIVSEVANLAPDDHAPFVGLSAFAHKGGLHVSAVQRNPITYEHLQPELVGNTRRIVISEQSGMSNILAKARSLGFNLDKHDPTCRQILESLKHLEQDGYQFEAAEASFELLIREALGERSYPFEVRGFQVHYDMMAESAPARSYCGTARSLATVKVAIQGKEILEVAEGNGPVSALDAALRKALINVYPEIATFYLTDYKVRILDGAAGTSAKTRVLVESSNGGQRWATVGVSGNILEASYQAVVESLEYGLLLQHRAKTMQPC; this is translated from the coding sequence ATGGCTCAGATTCTTTTGTCGATTTACGATACCACTCTGCGCGATGGCGCTCAACGAGAAGGCATTTCATTCTCGGTTGAAGACAAGATCCGAATCGCACGTCAATTAGATCAGTTAGGCATTCCATTCATCGAAGGGGGATGGCCCGGAGCCAATCCTAAAGACGTGCAATTTTTCTGGCATCTCAAGGAGCAACCTTTGAGTCAAGCGGAAATCGTGGCGTTCTGCTTCACTCGTCGTCCAGGAAAAACTGCCGCAACTGATCCGATGTTGCAGCCGATTTTGGCAGCGGGAACGAAATGGATCACGATCGTTGGCAAGTCCTGGGATTTGCACGTCACCGAAGGACTGCAAACAACGCTCGATGAAAATCTATTGATGATTCAAGATACGATCGCGTATCTCAAACACTGCGATCGACGAATCATTTACGATGCCGAACATTGGTTCGATGGCTACAAGCACAATCCAGACTATGCGCTGAAAACTTTAGAGGCGGCGATTTTGGCGGGTGCAGAATGGATCACGCTCTGTGATACAAATGGGGGAACCCTGCCACACGAAGTCGATCGCATTGTGCGCGAAGTGATCGATGCGATTCCACCGACTCAGATCGGCATTCACACCCACAACGATTGTGAGTTAGCGATCGCGAATGCCCTCTCCGCTGTGAATGCTGGTGCAACCATGGTTCAAGGCACAATTAACGGTTACGGGGAGCGCTGCGGCAATGCAAATCTTTGCTCTCTGATTCCCAATCTGCAATTAAAGCTTGGCTATCAGTGTTTACCCGCTGAAAAGCTATCCACGCTTACCCAAGTCAGTCGAATTGTCAGTGAAGTTGCGAACCTTGCACCCGATGATCATGCACCGTTTGTCGGATTGTCTGCGTTTGCTCATAAAGGCGGACTACACGTTTCAGCCGTTCAGCGCAATCCAATCACTTACGAGCATTTACAGCCTGAGTTAGTAGGCAATACTCGAAGGATTGTGATATCCGAGCAATCGGGGATGAGTAATATTTTGGCAAAAGCTCGATCGCTCGGTTTCAATCTCGATAAGCACGATCCGACCTGTCGCCAGATTCTCGAATCCCTTAAGCATCTAGAGCAGGATGGCTATCAGTTTGAAGCGGCGGAAGCGAGTTTTGAACTGTTGATTCGAGAAGCTTTGGGAGAGCGATCTTACCCGTTTGAAGTCCGAGGATTCCAAGTGCATTACGACATGATGGCAGAATCAGCACCTGCTCGGAGCTATTGTGGAACGGCTCGATCGCTGGCAACTGTGAAAGTGGCAATTCAAGGCAAAGAAATCCTCGAAGTGGCTGAAGGGAATGGTCCCGTTTCTGCGTTAGATGCTGCTCTAAGAAAAGCTTTGATCAATGTTTATCCTGAGATTGCGACCTTCTACCTCACCGATTACAAGGTGCGGATTCTTGACGGTGCGGCTGGGACATCCGCTAAAACTCGTGTGCTGGTTGAGTCAAGTAACGGTGGTCAACGCTGGGCAACTGTGGGAGTCTCAGGAAATATCCTGGAAGCGTCTTACCAAGCGGTCGTGGAAAGTTTGGAGTATGGGCTATTGTTGCAGCATCGTGCTAAAACAATGCAACCCTGTTAA
- a CDS encoding 2Fe-2S iron-sulfur cluster-binding protein, with protein MPKITAQGKTIECESGANLRQVLLKNGIDVYNGNSTVINCHGIGTCGTCAVEIEGDVSEMEWREKTRLSLPPHSAEKSRRLSCQVRVLGDIRVTKYGGFWGQDDTVQWKPEA; from the coding sequence ATGCCGAAGATTACAGCTCAGGGAAAAACGATCGAATGTGAATCCGGTGCAAATTTACGTCAAGTTTTGCTCAAAAATGGAATCGATGTGTACAACGGCAATTCAACCGTGATTAACTGTCATGGAATTGGTACTTGTGGCACTTGTGCAGTCGAAATTGAGGGCGATGTCTCCGAAATGGAATGGCGTGAAAAGACGCGATTATCTCTACCGCCTCACAGTGCTGAAAAGTCCCGCCGCTTATCCTGTCAAGTTCGTGTCCTGGGTGACATTCGCGTGACAAAATATGGGGGATTTTGGGGACAAGATGACACCGTACAGTGGAAACCTGAAGCCTAA
- the thiO gene encoding glycine oxidase ThiO, with product MTERREILIIGGGIIGLSIAIELKSQGIPVTILCRDFSEAATHAAAGMIAPQAEEIPPSPMLDLCLASRALYPDWIHKLESLTGMSASYWACGILAPRYQASEGMLDRASILSHQPDLSDEVVGGFWFPQDAQVDNRALAKMLWMAAQELGIEIQTGVHVERFISDSNITHLETTQGIWKADRYILATGAWSQDLLPIPVFPRKGQMLSVRVHETLPLKQVLYGEESYIVPRQNGRIIVGATSENVGFQKGNTAIGVHQLLSAAIRLYPPIQEFTLEETWYGFRPATPDELPILGSSPFANLTLATGHYRNGILLAPITAKSIADFVLTEKSDSQLAAFHWSRFCSN from the coding sequence ATGACCGAGAGACGCGAGATTTTGATCATTGGAGGCGGAATTATCGGTCTCTCGATCGCGATCGAGCTAAAGTCTCAAGGCATTCCGGTGACGATTCTCTGTCGCGATTTTTCCGAAGCTGCCACTCATGCCGCCGCTGGAATGATCGCCCCGCAAGCTGAAGAAATTCCACCGAGTCCGATGCTCGATCTTTGTCTTGCCAGTCGCGCTCTTTATCCGGATTGGATTCACAAGTTAGAATCGCTCACCGGAATGAGTGCAAGCTATTGGGCTTGTGGCATTCTCGCGCCTCGGTATCAGGCTTCAGAAGGAATGCTCGATCGAGCTTCGATTCTCTCCCACCAGCCCGATTTGAGCGATGAAGTCGTTGGCGGATTCTGGTTTCCTCAAGATGCTCAAGTCGATAATCGAGCATTGGCGAAAATGCTCTGGATGGCGGCACAAGAGTTAGGAATCGAAATTCAGACAGGCGTTCACGTTGAGCGATTTATCTCTGATTCAAACATTACCCATCTGGAAACGACTCAAGGAATTTGGAAAGCCGATCGCTACATTTTAGCAACCGGAGCTTGGTCACAGGATTTACTACCGATTCCGGTATTTCCGAGAAAAGGACAGATGCTATCAGTGCGGGTGCACGAAACTCTCCCGCTCAAGCAAGTTCTCTACGGGGAAGAATCGTACATTGTGCCGCGGCAGAATGGGCGAATTATTGTTGGTGCAACAAGCGAGAATGTTGGATTTCAGAAAGGGAATACAGCGATCGGGGTTCATCAATTACTTTCTGCTGCAATCCGCCTTTATCCGCCGATTCAAGAATTTACCCTCGAAGAAACTTGGTACGGCTTTCGTCCTGCAACTCCAGATGAATTACCGATTCTCGGTTCTAGCCCATTCGCAAATTTGACGCTGGCAACTGGACACTATCGAAATGGGATTTTGCTGGCTCCGATTACAGCGAAATCGATCGCTGATTTTGTTCTCACTGAGAAATCTGATTCTCAACTTGCAGCGTTTCACTGGTCGCGGTTTTGTTCTAACTAA
- a CDS encoding thiazole synthase, translated as MQTLDKPLEKSLDDSLIIAGRKFQSRLMTGTGKYRNFDEMRQSIAASGCEIVTVAVRRVQTNAPGHEGLAEAIDWSKIWMLPNTAGCQTAEDAIRVARLGREMAKLLGQEDNNFVKLEVIPDAKYLLPDPIGTLEAAEQLVKEGFAVLPYVNADPLLAKRLEEVGCATVMPLGSPIGSGQGIRNAANIGIIIENAKIPIVVDAGIGTPSEAAQAMEMGADALLINTAIAQAANPMLMARAMNLAAEAGRLAYQAGRIPVKEYASASSPMTGRINS; from the coding sequence ATGCAAACTTTAGACAAGCCCCTAGAAAAATCTTTAGATGATAGTTTAATCATTGCAGGGCGCAAATTCCAGTCTCGCCTCATGACGGGAACCGGAAAGTATCGGAATTTTGATGAAATGCGTCAAAGTATCGCGGCAAGTGGCTGTGAAATTGTCACTGTTGCCGTTCGTCGAGTGCAGACCAATGCCCCTGGACACGAAGGACTCGCAGAAGCGATCGACTGGAGCAAAATTTGGATGCTGCCCAACACCGCTGGCTGTCAGACCGCAGAAGACGCGATTCGGGTGGCAAGATTGGGTCGGGAAATGGCGAAACTCTTGGGACAAGAAGACAATAATTTCGTCAAACTCGAAGTGATTCCCGATGCAAAGTATTTGCTGCCTGACCCGATCGGGACACTCGAAGCTGCTGAGCAATTAGTCAAAGAAGGTTTTGCCGTGTTGCCTTACGTGAACGCTGATCCGCTGTTAGCGAAACGCTTGGAAGAAGTGGGATGTGCTACGGTGATGCCATTGGGTTCTCCGATCGGATCAGGTCAAGGAATTCGCAATGCTGCCAATATTGGAATCATTATCGAGAATGCGAAGATTCCGATCGTGGTCGATGCCGGAATCGGAACACCGAGCGAAGCCGCTCAAGCGATGGAAATGGGAGCCGATGCGCTACTGATTAATACTGCGATCGCACAAGCTGCAAATCCGATGCTGATGGCGCGGGCGATGAATCTCGCAGCGGAAGCCGGACGATTAGCGTATCAGGCGGGACGAATTCCTGTGAAGGAATATGCCAGTGCAAGTTCTCCGATGACAGGCAGAATTAATTCGTAG
- the psb34 gene encoding photosystem II assembly protein Psb34, with amino-acid sequence MRYVKEEGGLLNNFAVEPKMYEAEPPTASQKRNFIILGTVGAILVGGLMFVAVSVS; translated from the coding sequence ATGCGATATGTCAAGGAAGAAGGTGGTTTGCTAAACAATTTCGCGGTCGAACCGAAAATGTATGAGGCAGAACCACCCACTGCAAGCCAAAAGCGTAACTTCATCATTCTCGGCACGGTTGGTGCGATATTGGTCGGAGGCTTGATGTTTGTTGCGGTTTCCGTATCCTAA
- a CDS encoding tetratricopeptide repeat protein: MSVVDRHFAPDIPVTEIIAQGSPSLNQQIYLRLRLALSLNLRRQILIAVSDDPALRSQLATQLETDLAIELNPHGSRFTSFALNLDNPDVLDQLQPYLNPESGVPNFQITGIDRLTRQPVHIQRIFLESLTTIAQQLGNLEFNLVLWVTRPWCRAIQQSVPEFWQWRTGLFEFEGDPFGQDQIQSQPAPNGSSNGYRKFKLDSELADFVVASVMQTVNLDDQTALVNVLETNNPDSEPLRILQQIEDLHQARSSAASLAVPYRQLGDWYRDRLDPVRPAAEHLTIVIRAYEQALKLVDMKSDEVPDLLNDIANLYWIKARSGSGSVVTNLEKALKAYQFAVDRTNPEHQPQTYAMIQNNLGSVYSDLALHQSPEENLQSAIDAYRASIQARPFETDPARYAATQNNLGTAYWNMAQHRAPVQHLQAAVEAYNEALRYYTPEHEPLYYAMLQNNLGTAYWNLSRCDQAVQELAMAEDFLHLAIGAYRVALIYRTLEAAPLAYAATQNNLGTAYWHLANQQTTHYDDRSIHLLCAIDAYQEALSAVQYLEAASTPHAPPLSFDLSATHHHIGLAYYQTAIDARTELSLSDRTKFLHHALRHQVRAAQGWENQPEFQKSAVGQFSQIIRGIYERDGIQGQTQALSQIPPAFLGQVMREL, translated from the coding sequence ATGTCTGTTGTCGATCGTCACTTTGCTCCTGATATTCCCGTGACTGAGATCATCGCTCAGGGTTCTCCAAGCCTGAATCAACAGATTTACCTCCGCTTACGGTTGGCGTTGAGTTTGAATCTTCGTCGGCAGATTTTGATCGCCGTTAGTGATGACCCAGCGCTGCGGAGTCAGTTGGCAACTCAGCTCGAAACCGATTTAGCGATCGAGTTAAATCCGCACGGTTCACGGTTTACCAGTTTTGCGCTGAATTTAGACAATCCAGATGTACTGGATCAACTTCAGCCGTATTTGAATCCTGAAAGTGGAGTTCCGAATTTTCAGATTACAGGAATCGATCGATTAACGCGCCAACCCGTTCACATTCAGCGAATTTTTCTAGAATCATTAACCACGATCGCGCAACAACTCGGAAATTTAGAATTCAATCTGGTTCTCTGGGTTACTCGTCCCTGGTGTCGAGCGATTCAGCAATCGGTTCCTGAATTTTGGCAGTGGCGGACAGGTTTATTTGAGTTTGAAGGTGATCCATTCGGGCAGGATCAAATTCAATCTCAACCTGCACCGAATGGATCATCAAACGGGTATCGAAAATTCAAGCTGGATTCTGAACTGGCTGATTTTGTCGTGGCATCCGTGATGCAAACCGTCAATCTCGATGATCAAACGGCACTGGTGAACGTTTTAGAAACAAATAATCCCGATTCTGAACCGCTGCGAATTTTGCAACAAATCGAGGACTTACACCAAGCGCGATCGTCGGCTGCCTCTCTCGCTGTTCCTTATCGTCAACTCGGAGATTGGTATCGCGATCGACTTGATCCGGTTCGCCCTGCGGCTGAGCATTTAACGATCGTGATTCGCGCCTATGAGCAAGCTCTAAAGCTTGTAGACATGAAATCCGATGAAGTGCCTGATCTGCTCAATGACATTGCGAATTTGTACTGGATCAAAGCGCGGAGCGGTAGCGGCTCTGTTGTCACCAATTTAGAAAAAGCGCTCAAAGCGTATCAGTTTGCAGTCGATCGTACGAATCCAGAACATCAGCCGCAAACCTACGCGATGATTCAGAACAATTTAGGATCGGTTTATAGCGATCTTGCACTGCATCAATCGCCTGAAGAGAATTTACAATCAGCGATCGATGCCTATCGTGCCTCGATTCAAGCTCGTCCGTTTGAAACTGATCCAGCCCGATATGCTGCTACTCAGAACAATTTAGGCACCGCATACTGGAACATGGCGCAGCATCGCGCCCCAGTGCAGCATCTTCAAGCAGCGGTCGAAGCTTACAATGAAGCACTCAGATATTACACGCCAGAGCACGAACCGCTTTACTACGCAATGCTTCAGAATAATTTGGGCACCGCATACTGGAATTTATCGCGCTGTGATCAAGCCGTTCAAGAGTTGGCAATGGCAGAGGACTTTCTGCATTTAGCAATCGGCGCTTATCGAGTTGCATTAATCTATCGCACCCTAGAAGCCGCCCCACTCGCTTACGCTGCCACTCAGAACAATTTAGGAACGGCTTACTGGCACTTAGCAAACCAACAAACGACGCATTACGACGATCGATCAATTCATCTGCTTTGTGCGATCGATGCTTATCAAGAAGCCCTCAGTGCAGTGCAATATCTCGAAGCTGCAAGCACCCCTCACGCACCACCTTTAAGCTTTGATCTGTCTGCGACGCATCATCATATTGGATTGGCTTACTATCAAACTGCGATCGATGCCCGAACTGAATTGAGCCTTAGCGATCGGACGAAATTTCTTCATCATGCACTGAGGCATCAAGTTCGAGCGGCGCAAGGATGGGAAAATCAGCCGGAATTTCAAAAAAGTGCGGTCGGGCAGTTCAGTCAAATTATCCGAGGTATCTATGAGCGCGATGGCATTCAGGGGCAAACTCAAGCACTGTCGCAGATTCCGCCCGCATTTTTAGGGCAAGTGATGCGCGAGCTTTGA
- the argB gene encoding acetylglutamate kinase — MLKDTEYLESAAETRVRILSEALPYIQQFTGRTIVVKYGGAAMKDSTLKEKVIRDVVFMACVGLRPILVHGGGPEINSWLNKLGIEAQFKNGLRVTDAATMDVVEMVLVGRVNKEIVSLINQAGGSAVGLCGKDGGLFEARPADEEGIGFVGEVTRVNPQILETLVKNGHIPVVSSVAADETGQAYNINADTVAGEIAAALGAEKLILLTDTAGILRDYKDSSTLIPRLDIQKARKLIDDGIVSGGMIPKVNCCVRSLAQGVKAAHIVDGRMPHSLLLEIFTDEGTGSMIVGSEFML, encoded by the coding sequence ATGCTCAAAGACACCGAATACCTTGAAAGTGCCGCAGAAACTCGCGTTCGGATTCTCAGCGAAGCCCTTCCCTATATTCAGCAGTTCACCGGACGCACGATCGTTGTGAAATACGGCGGCGCGGCGATGAAAGACAGCACCCTCAAAGAAAAAGTCATTCGCGATGTGGTGTTTATGGCGTGTGTCGGGTTGCGTCCGATTCTGGTACATGGTGGCGGACCTGAGATTAATTCTTGGCTGAATAAGTTGGGCATCGAAGCTCAGTTTAAGAATGGATTGCGGGTGACGGATGCCGCGACGATGGATGTGGTGGAAATGGTACTCGTCGGGCGCGTCAATAAAGAAATTGTCTCGCTGATTAATCAAGCGGGTGGCTCAGCGGTTGGACTGTGCGGAAAAGATGGGGGATTGTTTGAAGCGCGTCCCGCAGACGAGGAAGGGATCGGATTTGTGGGAGAAGTGACGCGGGTGAATCCTCAGATTTTGGAAACCTTGGTAAAGAATGGTCATATTCCAGTGGTTTCGAGTGTCGCTGCCGATGAAACCGGACAGGCTTATAACATTAATGCAGACACAGTTGCAGGTGAGATTGCAGCGGCGTTAGGAGCCGAGAAATTGATTTTGCTCACTGATACAGCGGGAATTCTGCGCGACTACAAAGATTCATCGACCTTGATTCCCCGATTGGACATTCAGAAAGCGCGGAAGCTGATCGATGATGGCATTGTCTCAGGGGGGATGATTCCAAAGGTGAACTGTTGTGTACGATCGCTAGCACAGGGTGTGAAGGCGGCACACATTGTCGATGGACGAATGCCGCATTCGCTTTTACTCGAAATTTTCACCGATGAAGGCACAGGTTCAATGATCGTCGGATCAGAGTTCATGCTGTAA